A stretch of the Sphingomonas sp. CL5.1 genome encodes the following:
- a CDS encoding GSU2403 family nucleotidyltransferase fold protein, whose translation MQARYRSTNPHVSRALRVPMISSDAGPILREADRRGLLDQSLIVVGTNAIAAYALEAAGFIPEIPQETEDFDLAWAQPESRDGEQTLWEMLKAVDPTFTINTERTFQARNARAYEVEILVAPSRTGTMDRTDRPRPVPSPHIMFAGTNSGTETRRFAGSHSRAHLSSCAVARSTGLTATQHPRKGGQRAGSTT comes from the coding sequence ATGCAAGCAAGGTATCGCTCGACGAATCCGCACGTCTCTCGCGCGCTTCGGGTACCGATGATCTCCAGCGACGCAGGCCCGATTCTTCGCGAAGCCGACCGCCGCGGCCTGCTCGACCAATCGCTGATCGTGGTGGGCACCAACGCCATCGCCGCCTATGCGCTCGAGGCGGCAGGCTTCATTCCCGAAATCCCGCAAGAGACGGAAGATTTCGACCTCGCCTGGGCGCAACCCGAATCACGCGATGGCGAGCAGACCTTATGGGAGATGTTGAAGGCGGTCGATCCCACATTCACGATCAACACCGAGCGAACCTTCCAGGCGCGGAACGCCAGGGCGTATGAAGTCGAAATCCTGGTGGCTCCGTCACGCACAGGAACGATGGATCGCACCGACCGTCCGCGCCCTGTGCCATCGCCCCATATTATGTTCGCTGGCACGAACAGCGGGACCGAAACGCGTAGGTTCGCTGGTAGCCACAGCCGTGCGCACCTGTCCTCCTGCGCCGTTGCCCGTTCCACCGGCCTGACCGCGACCCAGCACCCGCGCAAAGGTGGGCAGAGAGCTGGCTCGACAACGTAA
- a CDS encoding DUF4142 domain-containing protein, giving the protein MRFKTIAFTSATMLALAACGHKETTSDTTNTAVVTTVDNATATDASMIAAAPATGQGFANAAAASDAFEIATSKLALTASRSAAIKRFAQKMIDAHTGSTAKLKTAAASASPPITPDPTLSPDQQQKLDGLKAVTGSDFDKAYVNAQVAGHQAALDALNAYSATGDVAPLKTFATGLIPTVTAHLNMAKGLKP; this is encoded by the coding sequence ATGCGCTTCAAGACCATCGCCTTCACCTCGGCCACGATGCTCGCCCTGGCTGCTTGCGGTCACAAGGAGACGACATCAGACACGACCAACACCGCTGTGGTCACGACCGTCGACAATGCCACCGCGACAGACGCGAGCATGATCGCAGCCGCGCCGGCTACCGGGCAGGGGTTCGCGAACGCGGCGGCCGCCAGCGACGCGTTCGAGATCGCGACCTCGAAGCTCGCGCTTACCGCCTCCAGATCGGCGGCGATCAAGAGGTTCGCCCAGAAGATGATCGACGCGCACACGGGATCGACGGCAAAGCTGAAGACGGCAGCCGCGTCCGCGAGTCCGCCGATCACTCCTGATCCCACGCTCTCGCCTGACCAGCAGCAGAAGCTCGATGGGCTCAAGGCCGTGACCGGTTCAGACTTCGACAAGGCATATGTCAACGCCCAGGTCGCCGGCCATCAGGCGGCGCTCGACGCACTCAATGCCTATTCGGCCACTGGCGACGTCGCGCCGCTCAAGACGTTCGCGACCGGACTCATCCCGACAGTGACCGCCCATCTCAACATGGCAAAGGGCCTGAAGCCATGA
- a CDS encoding DUF3597 domain-containing protein: MGIFGSIMDKIFHHPATATPAPDSAQTSEPAQPTAPARPAAADAAPTSVDVGAVLSEMASMKDGGGGNYQTSIVDLLKLLDLDSSLTARKELANELSVHVGEDGSAEQNIALHKAVMQKLADNGGVVPDSMRG; the protein is encoded by the coding sequence ATGGGCATCTTTGGCTCGATCATGGACAAGATTTTCCACCATCCTGCCACCGCAACGCCCGCGCCGGATTCGGCGCAAACGAGTGAGCCGGCTCAACCGACCGCGCCAGCGCGGCCTGCGGCTGCAGATGCCGCGCCCACAAGCGTCGATGTGGGCGCCGTGCTTTCCGAAATGGCGTCGATGAAGGACGGCGGGGGCGGCAACTACCAGACGTCGATCGTCGACCTGCTGAAGCTGCTCGATCTCGATTCCAGCCTTACTGCCCGCAAGGAGCTGGCGAACGAGTTGAGCGTGCATGTGGGTGAAGACGGAAGCGCTGAGCAGAACATCGCGCTGCACAAGGCGGTGATGCAGAAGCTTGCCGACAACGGAGGCGTCGTGCCCGACAGCATGCGCGGTTGA
- a CDS encoding DUF2252 family protein: MASRMKLRLNALIHRRDLKMAESVHAYVRGNTARFYEWLVASPVYKNIPIGPAVWICGDCHLGNLGPLADAQGRIDVQIRDLDQTIIGNPAHDLIRLGLSLETAARSSDLPGVTTARMMEAMIDGYARALTIDEGDDPPEPEVVRSVRRVAVGRRWRHLARERIDGVEPTIPIGKRFWKLARDEREAIEALFREPQVLDRARQLAGVGKKAMIRVVDAAYWRKGCSSLGKARYAVLLGVGGHKSGHEHYALIDIKEAVPTLAPAAEGAVVPRDAAERVVAGALALAPNLGERMIAARLLGRPVVMRELAPQDLKIEVEQFSRKEAVEAAAYLAFVVGVAHARQMTSVQRSIWHGTLLERQAGNLEAPSWFWRCVVDLAASHEAGYLEHCRKFALAA; this comes from the coding sequence TTGGCCAGCCGGATGAAGCTGCGCTTGAACGCGCTCATCCACCGGCGCGACCTGAAGATGGCGGAATCGGTGCACGCCTATGTGCGTGGCAACACCGCCAGGTTCTATGAATGGCTCGTGGCGTCGCCGGTCTACAAGAACATCCCGATCGGGCCCGCGGTCTGGATCTGCGGGGACTGTCATCTCGGTAACCTCGGACCGCTGGCGGACGCGCAAGGACGCATTGATGTCCAGATTCGCGACCTCGACCAGACCATTATCGGTAACCCCGCGCACGACCTCATTCGCCTGGGACTCTCGCTTGAGACGGCTGCCAGGAGTTCGGACCTCCCCGGCGTCACCACCGCGCGGATGATGGAGGCCATGATCGACGGCTATGCGCGAGCGCTCACCATTGACGAAGGCGACGATCCACCCGAACCGGAGGTCGTGCGCTCGGTCCGGCGTGTCGCGGTAGGCCGCCGCTGGCGTCACCTTGCGAGGGAACGCATCGACGGCGTCGAGCCGACGATTCCGATCGGGAAGCGATTCTGGAAACTCGCCCGTGACGAACGCGAGGCAATCGAAGCACTCTTCCGCGAACCGCAGGTCCTGGACCGGGCCCGCCAATTGGCCGGGGTTGGAAAGAAGGCTATGATCCGTGTCGTGGATGCGGCCTATTGGCGCAAAGGATGCAGTTCCCTCGGCAAGGCGCGATACGCCGTCCTGCTGGGAGTGGGCGGGCATAAGTCGGGACACGAGCACTACGCGCTGATCGACATCAAGGAGGCGGTGCCTACGCTGGCGCCCGCCGCGGAAGGGGCGGTTGTGCCGAGGGACGCTGCCGAGCGCGTCGTGGCGGGCGCACTGGCCCTCGCGCCCAATCTCGGGGAGCGAATGATTGCGGCGAGGCTCCTCGGAAGACCAGTGGTGATGCGTGAGCTCGCGCCGCAGGACCTGAAGATCGAGGTGGAGCAGTTCTCGCGGAAGGAGGCTGTCGAGGCGGCGGCCTATCTCGCGTTCGTGGTCGGGGTCGCGCACGCGCGCCAGATGACCTCCGTGCAGCGCTCCATCTGGCACGGCACGCTGCTCGAGCGGCAGGCTGGCAATCTCGAAGCGCCATCCTGGTTCTGGCGTTGCGTTGTCGACCTCGCCGCATCGCATGAAGCCGGATACCTTGAGCATTGCAGGAAGTTTGCATTGGCGGCGTGA
- a CDS encoding VOC family protein, translating into MVAKRIIANVATTRPDAACTFYGGVLGLEVVMDHGWIMTFAATPVVIAPQISIASEGGSSTPVPDFSIEVDDLDDVLGRAKEAGFDIEYGPQQEP; encoded by the coding sequence ATGGTGGCCAAGCGCATTATCGCGAACGTCGCGACAACCCGACCTGACGCCGCGTGCACCTTCTATGGCGGTGTTTTGGGCCTCGAAGTTGTCATGGATCACGGCTGGATCATGACCTTCGCAGCTACACCTGTCGTAATCGCACCACAGATCAGCATCGCAAGCGAAGGGGGCTCGAGCACTCCAGTCCCCGATTTTTCGATCGAGGTGGATGACCTCGACGACGTGCTCGGCCGTGCCAAGGAAGCAGGGTTCGATATTGAATATGGACCACAGCAGGAACCCTAG
- a CDS encoding dipeptidase, with the protein MKLVDRRTMILTAGGIAVAAIAVRATAGGGDAPLGFAPDPAFLERAEHLLARYPAIDLHAHPGDTFARDAIDLSPDVRAIAAAGPMEEQAVRDMRAGRMAGGSFAAVADVEILGTRNGAMGWLREFRPGEARASYERQIRNLRKRVGEAGASIALTPADIVRLHRQGRIAALLTVEGGDFLAGDASYLDTAFADGVRAITLVHYHPNELGDNQTAPPRSGLTAFGREVVRGMDRLGMVIDVAHASEDTARGVLETSCNPVMCSHTVLASDTDRYPRFISAGLAKAIAAKGGVIGVWPSGFGAATMNDYVERIFALRRAVGPEFVALGTDMDANYKPVLTSYRQIPLLVSELLRRGYGEQETIAFAGGNFLRLFGAVWKGRSTRQS; encoded by the coding sequence ATGAAACTTGTCGATCGGCGGACGATGATTCTGACGGCTGGCGGGATTGCGGTGGCCGCAATCGCTGTCAGGGCAACCGCTGGTGGTGGCGATGCTCCGCTCGGATTCGCGCCCGATCCGGCTTTTCTCGAACGGGCAGAGCATCTCCTTGCCCGGTATCCGGCGATCGATCTCCACGCGCATCCGGGTGACACCTTCGCCCGCGATGCGATTGATCTCTCCCCGGACGTGCGCGCCATCGCGGCCGCCGGACCGATGGAGGAACAGGCGGTCCGCGACATGCGTGCTGGCCGGATGGCGGGCGGAAGCTTTGCGGCCGTTGCGGATGTGGAGATACTCGGCACCCGCAACGGCGCCATGGGATGGTTGCGCGAGTTCCGACCCGGCGAGGCGCGGGCGAGCTATGAACGCCAGATCCGCAACCTCCGCAAGCGGGTAGGCGAGGCCGGCGCGAGCATCGCGCTGACGCCGGCGGATATCGTGCGGCTGCACCGCCAGGGGAGGATCGCGGCGTTGCTCACGGTCGAGGGCGGCGATTTCCTCGCGGGCGACGCATCCTATCTGGATACGGCATTCGCCGACGGGGTGCGCGCAATCACCCTGGTGCATTACCATCCCAACGAACTGGGCGACAACCAGACGGCCCCGCCGAGGAGCGGGCTGACCGCGTTCGGGCGGGAGGTCGTGCGCGGGATGGACCGGCTCGGCATGGTGATCGATGTGGCCCATGCCTCCGAAGACACCGCGCGGGGGGTGCTCGAAACCTCCTGCAACCCGGTGATGTGCTCGCATACCGTCCTCGCCAGCGATACGGACCGCTATCCGCGCTTCATCAGCGCGGGGCTGGCGAAGGCGATCGCGGCGAAGGGCGGGGTGATCGGCGTCTGGCCGTCCGGCTTCGGGGCGGCCACGATGAACGACTATGTCGAGCGAATATTCGCGCTGCGCCGCGCGGTTGGCCCGGAATTCGTGGCGCTCGGCACGGATATGGATGCGAACTACAAGCCGGTGCTGACCAGCTACCGGCAAATCCCGCTGCTGGTTTCGGAGCTGTTGCGACGTGGGTACGGCGAGCAGGAGACGATCGCATTCGCCGGAGGTAACTTCCTGAGGCTCTTCGGTGCGGTCTGGAAGGGGCGTTCGACCAGGCAATCATGA
- a CDS encoding bacterioferritin codes for MADDTAFLTDVKTLRARAKQSLDEGAVVSSYKADPEKTIELLQIVVATELVCVLRYRMHAISAEGITSKSVAAEFVEHAESEHRHMLMAAERIDQLGGVPDLDPEGLASRSATEYGKGGDLVQMLKDNLVAERLVIEHYQELIRYFGNDDPTTRRMLEHILAEEEDHASDMHDLLVAHEGKPFLK; via the coding sequence ATGGCTGACGATACGGCTTTCCTCACCGACGTTAAAACATTGAGAGCGCGAGCGAAGCAGTCGCTGGACGAGGGCGCCGTCGTCTCCAGCTACAAGGCCGATCCCGAAAAGACGATCGAGTTGCTCCAGATAGTGGTGGCGACGGAACTGGTCTGCGTCCTGCGCTATCGCATGCATGCCATTTCGGCCGAGGGCATCACCAGCAAGAGCGTCGCGGCGGAATTCGTCGAACATGCCGAGAGCGAACACCGCCATATGCTGATGGCGGCGGAACGCATCGATCAGCTGGGTGGCGTCCCTGATCTCGATCCCGAGGGTCTCGCGAGCCGTTCCGCCACCGAATACGGCAAGGGCGGCGATCTCGTTCAGATGCTGAAGGACAATCTGGTCGCTGAACGGCTGGTGATCGAGCATTATCAGGAGCTGATCCGCTATTTCGGCAATGACGATCCGACGACACGGCGGATGCTCGAGCATATCCTTGCCGAAGAAGAGGATCACGCTTCCGACATGCACGATCTGCTGGTTGCACACGAAGGGAAGCCTTTCCTGAAGTAG
- a CDS encoding FAD-binding oxidoreductase — MSDKLPDTFVDVAIVGAGVMGAMLAERLSDDGRRVLLLDRRPPAHGSTAASTALVMWAADVPLTHLSARIGAAEAARRWRRVYAAVQRLAQKASSLECGWIARPELYLAGTLLDEAGLRTEKRVRRTAKLPTEFLDSDTVAARFGIAPRAALLSQGCYEVDPVKLTLASLSRSRRHGTAACFPVDVTRLEPAGDAIRVWMGDGASICAGDVILATGYERAKWFLPPQFTVGSSYAIATPPGCAPLWRENAMIWEASSPYLYARATSDGRVIVGGEDEDFADAHQRDALITAKSGAIRARLEAMAAKPEIAMDCAWAATFGSSPDGLPAIGRVGGYDHLWLASGFGGNGITFAALATELLAGALNGKPDADAGCFDPYRFGPHHIGQTAVINGISSTSSTDEGTPSYQ; from the coding sequence GTGAGCGACAAGCTGCCGGACACTTTCGTCGACGTGGCTATCGTCGGCGCAGGCGTCATGGGCGCGATGCTGGCGGAGCGCCTTTCCGATGATGGAAGGCGCGTGTTGCTGCTCGATCGCCGCCCGCCCGCGCACGGCAGCACGGCCGCTTCTACGGCCTTGGTAATGTGGGCTGCGGACGTGCCCTTGACCCACTTGTCCGCGCGGATCGGTGCTGCGGAAGCGGCGCGACGCTGGCGACGCGTTTATGCTGCTGTGCAGCGTCTGGCACAGAAAGCCTCGTCACTGGAGTGCGGCTGGATAGCACGGCCGGAACTCTATCTGGCCGGTACGCTGCTGGACGAAGCCGGGTTGCGCACCGAAAAACGAGTGCGGCGCACGGCGAAGTTGCCCACGGAGTTTCTCGATAGCGACACGGTCGCCGCGCGCTTCGGTATCGCGCCGCGTGCCGCCCTGCTGTCGCAGGGATGCTATGAGGTGGATCCGGTCAAGCTTACGCTGGCATCGCTCAGTCGTAGCCGCCGTCATGGCACTGCAGCCTGCTTCCCGGTCGATGTGACGCGGCTGGAACCGGCCGGTGATGCAATCAGGGTCTGGATGGGTGATGGCGCGAGCATATGTGCGGGAGACGTCATTCTCGCCACCGGCTACGAGCGGGCGAAGTGGTTCTTGCCGCCGCAATTCACCGTCGGATCGAGCTATGCGATCGCCACGCCGCCCGGCTGTGCCCCGTTGTGGCGCGAGAACGCGATGATCTGGGAGGCCTCGTCTCCCTATCTCTATGCTCGCGCCACCAGCGATGGCCGCGTGATCGTCGGAGGCGAGGATGAGGATTTCGCCGACGCGCATCAACGCGATGCGTTGATAACCGCGAAGAGCGGGGCGATCCGTGCAAGGCTGGAAGCGATGGCGGCCAAGCCGGAGATCGCGATGGATTGCGCCTGGGCCGCCACTTTCGGATCGTCGCCCGACGGTTTGCCCGCGATCGGAAGGGTAGGGGGATATGATCACCTGTGGCTCGCCAGCGGTTTCGGCGGCAACGGCATCACCTTCGCCGCGCTGGCGACCGAATTGCTGGCCGGCGCTCTGAACGGGAAGCCAGACGCGGATGCTGGGTGTTTCGATCCCTATCGCTTCGGCCCGCATCACATCGGCCAGACGGCGGTGATCAACGGGATTTCCAGCACCAGCAGCACGGACGAGGGCACCCCGAGCTACCAATAG
- a CDS encoding PLP-dependent aminotransferase family protein codes for MRPSFVLDRASDVSLQDQIRTGVIALILSQAWLPGHRLPSSRVMARVLGVARNTVTIAYQQLVADGHVITRDRSGLFVAGDLAIARHGSGGIAGIADRAPADHFQWSRRLPPPPNLPEPRLANWQQYPYPFLDGCFDDSLFPADEWREAASLSLKRRQIVSWSGIADDDPALVEEIRTKILPRRGIYARPDEILLTLGAQHARVLSLELFCRKGSRVAIEEPGLAELRALVAARGGTVAPQLVDGDGLIPGPSLADCDVVMVTPSHQLPTGATLSLERRSALLALADTHDLIVVEDDFECETNYLDRDYPAMRGMSGGNRVVYIAGLAKVLDPGLRLGFMVADREVIAHLRELRRLSVRQPPPNNQRAAAQFLSLGHYDTMMRRLGREFRARQIALRDALNHYLPRAIAIQPLRGGTTMWVRGPDGLDVEDFARAAERCGVLIERVEHYYAETPPPALFRLGITSLPMERIRPGIAALTAAFNDVAGNRAAPPPILTGRALREKMSGARLDCRTIYGDPCTILLLPDGTMTGRAGYEDEDRDTGRWWTEGDRWCRQWQSWSYGEISSFAVAVEGGMVQWIGADDRVVDWALISRA; via the coding sequence ATGCGCCCCTCCTTCGTCCTCGATCGCGCCAGCGACGTCTCGTTGCAGGATCAGATCCGCACCGGAGTGATCGCGCTGATCCTGTCGCAAGCGTGGCTGCCGGGGCATCGCCTGCCGTCGTCGCGCGTGATGGCGCGGGTGCTGGGGGTGGCGCGGAACACGGTGACGATCGCCTATCAGCAGCTTGTCGCAGACGGCCATGTCATCACGCGCGATCGCAGCGGGCTGTTCGTCGCGGGCGATCTCGCTATCGCCCGCCATGGCTCCGGCGGCATCGCGGGGATCGCGGATCGCGCACCGGCCGACCATTTCCAGTGGAGCCGCCGTCTGCCGCCGCCGCCGAACCTGCCGGAGCCGCGACTGGCCAACTGGCAGCAATATCCCTATCCCTTCCTCGACGGCTGTTTTGACGACAGCCTGTTCCCCGCCGACGAATGGCGCGAAGCGGCGAGCCTGTCGCTCAAGCGGCGGCAGATCGTGTCATGGTCCGGCATCGCCGACGACGATCCGGCGCTGGTTGAGGAGATACGGACCAAGATCCTGCCCCGGCGCGGCATTTATGCGCGGCCCGACGAGATATTGCTGACGCTGGGCGCGCAGCATGCGCGGGTGCTGTCGCTGGAGCTGTTCTGCCGCAAGGGAAGCCGGGTAGCGATCGAGGAACCGGGCCTTGCCGAATTGCGCGCGCTGGTCGCGGCGCGGGGCGGAACGGTGGCGCCGCAGCTGGTCGACGGAGACGGGCTGATCCCCGGCCCGTCGCTGGCGGATTGCGATGTGGTGATGGTGACGCCCAGCCACCAGCTTCCCACCGGCGCGACGTTGTCGCTCGAACGCCGCTCGGCGCTGCTGGCGCTGGCCGATACGCACGACCTGATCGTCGTCGAAGACGATTTCGAGTGCGAGACCAATTATCTCGACCGCGATTATCCCGCGATGCGCGGCATGTCCGGCGGGAATCGCGTGGTCTATATCGCCGGCCTCGCCAAGGTGCTCGATCCTGGGCTGCGGCTGGGCTTCATGGTCGCGGACCGTGAGGTGATCGCGCATCTGCGCGAACTGCGCCGCCTGTCGGTGCGCCAGCCGCCGCCCAATAACCAGCGTGCCGCCGCGCAATTTCTCTCGCTCGGTCATTACGACACGATGATGCGGCGGCTGGGGCGCGAGTTCCGCGCGCGACAGATCGCGCTGCGCGACGCGCTCAACCACTATCTGCCGCGTGCGATCGCGATCCAGCCGTTGCGCGGCGGCACCACCATGTGGGTGCGCGGCCCGGACGGGCTGGACGTCGAGGATTTCGCGCGCGCGGCGGAACGATGTGGCGTGCTGATCGAGCGGGTCGAGCATTATTATGCGGAAACGCCGCCGCCTGCCTTGTTCCGGCTGGGCATCACCAGCCTGCCGATGGAGCGCATCCGCCCGGGCATCGCCGCGCTGACCGCCGCGTTCAACGACGTCGCCGGGAATCGCGCCGCGCCGCCGCCGATCCTGACTGGCCGGGCCCTGCGCGAGAAGATGAGCGGCGCGCGGCTCGACTGCCGCACGATCTACGGCGATCCTTGCACCATCCTGTTGCTGCCCGACGGCACGATGACTGGTCGCGCCGGCTATGAGGACGAGGATCGCGATACCGGCCGCTGGTGGACCGAGGGCGATCGCTGGTGCCGCCAGTGGCAAAGCTGGTCCTACGGTGAAATCTCTTCCTTCGCCGTCGCGGTGGAAGGCGGCATGGTCCAGTGGATCGGCGCGGACGATCGCGTGGTGGACTGGGCGCTGATCAGCCGTGCCTGA
- a CDS encoding carbon-nitrogen hydrolase family protein — MSHFAIAGLQLDLPRGDNLARIADEVRGVRRRFGWIDMVVLGELSCFGPATAHAQQLPGPAEDAFVAMARENGLWLVNGSLFERDGDAIYNTTTVIAPDGHVVARHRKVYPFYPYEQGVAGGAEATVFDVPGVGRFGLAICYDIWFPELIRTLAWRGAEVILNPVMTNTIDRDVELAIVRAAAATNQAYVVSVNVAGDLGHGRSLVAGPGGEVVHQAGSGREIVAVDLDLAHVRRCRERGWHGLGQPLKSLRDGPQIFEAYARGPAASPAWQALGPLEQPPTADALSTDRK, encoded by the coding sequence ATGAGCCATTTCGCGATTGCCGGGTTGCAACTCGATCTGCCGCGCGGCGACAATCTCGCGCGCATCGCCGATGAGGTGCGCGGCGTCCGGCGGCGCTTCGGCTGGATCGACATGGTCGTGCTGGGCGAGCTTTCCTGCTTCGGCCCCGCCACCGCCCATGCACAGCAACTGCCCGGCCCGGCGGAGGACGCTTTCGTCGCGATGGCGCGGGAGAACGGACTGTGGCTCGTCAACGGGTCCCTGTTCGAGCGCGACGGCGATGCGATCTACAACACCACCACCGTCATCGCGCCGGATGGCCATGTCGTGGCGCGCCACCGCAAGGTCTATCCCTTCTATCCCTATGAGCAGGGCGTCGCCGGCGGCGCGGAAGCCACGGTGTTCGACGTGCCCGGCGTCGGCCGGTTCGGGCTGGCGATCTGCTACGACATCTGGTTCCCCGAGCTGATCCGTACGCTGGCGTGGCGCGGGGCGGAGGTGATCCTCAACCCGGTAATGACCAACACCATCGACCGCGACGTGGAGCTGGCCATCGTCCGCGCGGCGGCCGCGACCAACCAGGCCTATGTCGTATCTGTCAATGTCGCGGGCGATCTGGGCCATGGCCGCTCGCTGGTCGCCGGGCCGGGAGGCGAAGTGGTCCATCAGGCGGGATCGGGCCGCGAGATCGTCGCGGTGGACCTCGATCTCGCACATGTCCGCCGCTGCCGCGAGCGCGGCTGGCACGGGCTGGGCCAGCCGCTCAAGAGCCTGCGCGACGGTCCGCAGATATTCGAGGCCTATGCGCGCGGCCCGGCGGCATCGCCGGCGTGGCAGGCGCTCGGCCCGCTGGAGCAACCGCCGACGGCGGACGCGCTTTCAACCGACAGAAAATAA